Proteins encoded in a region of the Marmota flaviventris isolate mMarFla1 chromosome 3, mMarFla1.hap1, whole genome shotgun sequence genome:
- the LOC114084542 gene encoding olfactory receptor 10C1-like, producing MSGSEPTMSGNQSLCTKFTFVAFSSLAELQPVLFAVFLIVYLFTMCGNLLIICLIWVTPFLHTPMYFFLVNLSILEMCYITSVVPQMLVHLLVETKTISVGGCAAQMYVFAILGLTECCLLAAMAYDRFVAICHPLHYTLLMSPPVCLKLAAVSWITGAVVESAQITWIFTLPFCGTGEIQHFFCDIMPVVKLACVDTSHNEIVVFAISVLFIMSPCFLILCSYLRIIRTILRIPSATGRHKAFSTCSSHILVVSLFYGTALFTYLQPKSAHTPDTDKTTALMYTVVTPALNPVIYTLRNKEVKEAFQRVTHRNPLRQVD from the coding sequence ATGTCTGGCTCTGAGCCCACAATGAGTGGAAACCAGTCTCTCTGCACTAAATTCACATTTGTggctttttcctctctagcagAGTTACAACCTGTCCTCTTTGCTGTGTTCCTAATTGTCTACTTATTTACCATGTGTGGAAACCTCCTCATCATCTGCCTGATCTGGGTCACCCCTTTCCTACACAcccccatgtatttcttcctggTGAATCTCTCCATTTTGGAGATGTGCTATATCACCAGCGTGGTGCCTCAGATGCTGGTGCACCTGCTGGTGGAGACCAAGACCATAAGTGTGGGAGGCTGTGCAGCCCAGATGTATGTATTTGCCATCTTGGGACTGACAGAATGCTGTCTGCTAGCAGCCATGGCTTATGATCGCTTTGTGGCTATTTGTCACCCACTACATTACACTCTCCTGATGAGCCCTCCTGTCTGTTTGAAATTGGCTGCAGTGTCTTGGATCACTGGGGCGGTGGTGGAGTCAGCTCAAATCACCTGGATCTTCACTCTGCCCTTCTGTGGAACAGGAGagattcagcattttttttgtgACATCATGCCTGTTGTGAAGCTGGCTTGTGTTGATACCTCCCACAATGAGATTGTGGTATTTGCAATTTCTGTGCTCTTTATTATGAGTCCCTGTTTCCTTATACTGTGCTCCTATCTGCGCATTATTAGGACCATCTTGAGAATCCCTTCGGCAACTGGCAGACACAAAGCTTTCTCCACGTGTTCCTCTCACATTCTGGTTGTTTCTCTGTTTTATGGTACTGCATTATTCACTTATCTCCAACCCAAGAGTGCGCACACTCCAGACACAGACAAGACAACTGCCCTCATGTACACAGTGGTCACACCTGCTCTGAATCCTGTTATCTACACTTTGAGAAACAAGGAAGTGAAGGAAGCCTTTCAAAGGGTGACACACAGGAACCCTCTTAGGCAAGTGGACTAA
- the LOC114084541 gene encoding olfactory receptor 6C74: protein MRNHTMVTAFILLGLTDDPQLQVVVFLLLFFTYMLSVTGNLTIIALTLLDSHLKTPMYFFLRNFSFLEISFTTVCIPKFLVSMATGDKTISYNDCAAQLFFTILLGATEFFLLAAMSYDRYVAICKPLHYMTIMRSSVCNLLVFASWVAGFLIIFPPLIMGLQLDFCATNAVDHFFCDVSPILQLSCTDTDQIELMMLFSAILTLLVTLMLVILSYTHIISTILRIPSSQQRRKAFSTCSSHMVVVSISYGSCIFMYVKPSAKERVSLNKGIALLSTSVAPMLNPFIYTLRNKQVKDAFKH, encoded by the exons ATGAGAAACCACACAATGGTCACAGCCTTTATTCTTCTTGGACTAACAGATGATCCACAATTACAGGTGGtggtttttcttctcctttttttcactTACATGTTGAGTGTTACAGGGAACCTGACCATCATTGCCCTCACCCTATTGGATTCTCATCTCAAgacacccatgtacttcttcctccgAAATTTCTCATTTCTAGAAATTTCGTTCACAACTGTCTGTATCCCCAAATTTCTTGTTAGTATGGCAACAGGTGATAAGACCATTTCTTACAATGATTGTGCAGCACAACTGTTTTTCACTATTCTTTTGGGGGCCACTGAATTTTttctcctggctgccatgtcctatgaccgctatgtggctaTCTGCAAGCCTCTGCACTACATGACCATCATGAGAAGCTCAGTCTGCAACCTGCTGGTGTTTGCTTCGTGGGTGGCTGGTTTCCTGATCATTTTTCCACCACTCATCATGGGTCTCCAGCTTGATTTCTGTGCAACCAATGCTGTAGatcatttcttctgtgatgtcTCCCCTATACTTCAGCTCTCTTGCACAGACACAGATCAAATAGAATTAATGATGCTTTTCTCAGCCATTCTGACACTCCTGGTTACACTGATGTTGGTAATTCTCTCCTACACACACATCATCAGTACCATTCTGAGAATCCCTTCTTCTCAACAGAGGAGGAAAGCCTTCTCTACGTGTTCTTCTCACATGGTTGTAGTGTCCATTTCTTATGGCAGCTGCATCTTCATGTACGTGAAACCCTCTGCAAAGGAAAGAGTGTCCTTAAATAAAGGTATAGCTCTGCTCAGTACTTCCGTTGCCCCCATGTTGAATCCCTTCATCTATACACTGAGAAACAAACAAGTGAAAGATGCTTTTAAGCAC TGA